The Actinomycetota bacterium genome window below encodes:
- a CDS encoding HD domain-containing protein: MDIQEARALVQEKTTKDITARHLISVEGVMRRLAQHFGEGEHRWALTGLFHDLDQDVTADDPERHANLAASWLRERDVDAAVVNAVLAHAHAEYRTDLMSQAVVAADAVAGLLVAAALVRPEKAVGMKVSSVKKKYKESSFAPGVNREEIAACTELGLEMDTFIGLGIEGLQLVAADIGLA, translated from the coding sequence ATGGACATCCAGGAGGCTCGTGCGCTGGTGCAAGAGAAGACCACCAAAGACATCACCGCCCGGCACTTGATCTCCGTCGAAGGAGTGATGCGCCGGCTCGCTCAGCACTTCGGCGAGGGCGAGCACCGGTGGGCGCTGACAGGGCTCTTCCACGACCTCGACCAGGACGTTACGGCCGACGATCCCGAGCGCCACGCCAACCTGGCTGCGTCGTGGCTCCGCGAGCGCGACGTCGACGCCGCCGTCGTCAACGCCGTCCTGGCCCACGCGCACGCCGAGTATCGGACCGACCTCATGTCGCAGGCTGTGGTCGCCGCGGACGCCGTCGCCGGGTTGCTCGTTGCCGCGGCGCTGGTCCGGCCCGAGAAGGCGGTGGGGATGAAGGTGTCCAGCGTGAAGAAGAAATATAAGGAGTCTTCCTTCGCGCCGGGCGTGAACCGCGAGGAGATCGCCGCGTGTACCGAGCTCGGATTGGAGATGGACACCTTCATCGGGCTCGGCATCGAAGGCCTGCAGCTGGTCGCGGCCGACATCGGCCTGGCCTGA
- a CDS encoding secondary thiamine-phosphate synthase enzyme YjbQ yields the protein MRSHSEYLTFNTKETREYLNITDQVAEAVSKSAVKEGLCLVSAMHITAGVYVNDDEPGFRSDLTDMLERIAPEGADYRHHETGETNGDAHLKNMLTGFQVVLPITKGALDLGPWQQVFYAEFDGRRRKRVVVKVIGE from the coding sequence ATGAGATCCCATTCCGAATACCTCACGTTCAACACCAAGGAAACCCGCGAGTATCTGAACATCACCGACCAGGTCGCCGAGGCCGTCTCCAAGAGCGCCGTGAAAGAAGGACTCTGTCTCGTCTCCGCCATGCATATCACCGCCGGCGTCTACGTCAACGACGACGAGCCGGGCTTCCGGTCCGACCTGACCGACATGCTGGAGCGGATCGCGCCCGAGGGCGCCGACTACCGGCACCACGAGACCGGCGAGACCAACGGCGACGCGCATCTCAAGAACATGCTGACCGGCTTCCAGGTCGTTCTCCCGATCACCAAAGGAGCGCTCGACCTCGGCCCTTGGCAGCAGGTTTTCTACGCGGAGTTCGACGGCCGGCGGCGGAAGCGTGTCGTGGTCAAGGTGATCGGGGAGTAA
- a CDS encoding APC family permease, with amino-acid sequence MPNVGRTFKRFLFGRPLASDQAGHQLLPKLVALPVFASDALSSNAYATEEIMHVLILAGPMALGWSLPIALAVSGLMLIVVTSYRQTVRAYPRGGGSYIVTKDNVGTIPSLVAAASIQLAYVLTAAVSMAAGAFAVASLVEPLNDHRVAMALTFLAVIMLMNLRGAKESGTLFAAPTYAFITSIFVMIGIGVFRCTVGTCPRVAVTGEHAATTQAVGLFLILKAFSSGATALTGVEAIADGVAAFRGRKPSEQAANAAATLAILAVLSISMFIGITFLANQMHARPTGEKSVVAQVANATFGGGIGFGAVQITTALILILAANTAYQDFPRLSSILARDRFMPRQFINRGDRLVFSNGILMLSALAALLIVIYDADVTRLIPLYVGGVFVTFTLSQTGMVLRWRRLRPPGWRRQAAMNAAGAITTGIVCIVVISTKFTQGAWIMVVVVPLIVMLFRGINRHYASVATQLRADEVRLPMPTGTRAVVLIGVVDEAAMRALGYARALRPLEVRALVVADSSSAADAARTEWVARRLTVPLDVVEDDDDQIEAIRRHIREIRRGEDEFVTLVIPERLHLRRFGRLLRQRRELMLKAAMLFEPMVVVTDVPSIIEDNASSAAISGPIAPTRNVAIVLVSAVHNATLRAISYAKAIRPTELRAVTFNVEEEETEKMMRAWGQAAVDIPLEVVDSPYREVTEPLVRMIRQIRAAGPDTVVTVIVPEFVVSKWYHQFLHNQTALSIKRVMLFEPGVVVTSVPYHLM; translated from the coding sequence ATGCCGAACGTCGGTCGCACGTTCAAGCGATTCCTGTTCGGCCGTCCCCTCGCCAGCGATCAGGCCGGCCACCAGCTCCTCCCCAAGCTGGTTGCCTTGCCGGTTTTCGCGTCGGACGCGCTGTCCTCGAACGCGTACGCCACCGAGGAGATCATGCACGTGCTGATCCTGGCGGGGCCGATGGCCCTCGGCTGGTCGCTTCCCATCGCCCTGGCGGTGTCCGGTCTCATGCTCATCGTCGTGACGTCCTATCGCCAGACCGTCCGCGCCTACCCGCGCGGCGGCGGCTCCTACATCGTGACCAAAGACAACGTGGGCACGATCCCAAGCCTCGTCGCCGCCGCGTCCATCCAGCTCGCTTACGTGCTTACGGCGGCCGTGTCCATGGCCGCCGGCGCTTTCGCCGTCGCCTCGCTCGTCGAGCCGCTGAACGACCACCGCGTCGCCATGGCGTTGACGTTCCTCGCGGTGATCATGCTCATGAACCTGCGAGGAGCGAAGGAGTCGGGGACGCTGTTCGCGGCGCCGACCTATGCGTTCATCACTTCGATCTTCGTCATGATCGGGATCGGCGTCTTTCGCTGCACGGTCGGGACGTGCCCGCGCGTCGCCGTCACCGGCGAGCACGCCGCAACGACACAGGCCGTCGGGCTTTTCCTGATCCTGAAGGCTTTCTCGTCCGGTGCCACCGCGCTCACGGGGGTCGAGGCGATCGCCGACGGCGTCGCCGCGTTCCGTGGACGGAAGCCTTCGGAGCAGGCGGCGAATGCGGCCGCCACCCTTGCCATCCTCGCGGTGCTTTCTATCTCGATGTTCATCGGCATCACGTTCCTCGCCAACCAGATGCACGCGCGCCCGACCGGCGAGAAGTCCGTCGTGGCACAGGTCGCGAACGCAACCTTCGGCGGTGGCATCGGATTCGGCGCCGTTCAGATCACCACCGCGTTGATCCTCATCCTTGCGGCGAACACCGCGTACCAGGACTTCCCGAGGCTATCTTCGATCCTGGCTCGAGACCGGTTCATGCCGAGGCAGTTCATCAACCGCGGCGACCGGCTGGTGTTCTCGAACGGGATCCTCATGCTTTCCGCGCTGGCCGCACTCCTGATCGTCATCTACGACGCCGACGTGACCCGGCTGATCCCGCTTTACGTGGGGGGCGTCTTCGTGACGTTCACGCTCTCCCAGACCGGGATGGTGCTTCGCTGGCGGCGACTGCGGCCACCGGGATGGCGACGGCAGGCGGCGATGAACGCAGCCGGCGCGATCACGACCGGCATCGTCTGCATCGTGGTGATCTCTACCAAATTCACACAGGGCGCCTGGATCATGGTCGTCGTCGTCCCGCTGATCGTCATGCTCTTCCGCGGGATCAACCGCCACTACGCCTCCGTCGCGACCCAGCTACGTGCGGACGAGGTTCGGCTGCCGATGCCCACCGGCACACGCGCGGTCGTGCTCATCGGCGTGGTGGACGAGGCCGCGATGCGCGCGCTCGGCTACGCGCGCGCCCTGCGTCCGCTCGAGGTGCGAGCGCTCGTCGTCGCCGACTCATCGTCCGCCGCCGACGCCGCGAGAACGGAATGGGTCGCGCGGAGGCTCACCGTGCCCCTCGACGTGGTCGAGGACGACGACGACCAGATCGAGGCGATCCGCCGGCACATCCGCGAGATCCGCCGAGGTGAAGATGAGTTCGTGACGCTCGTCATCCCCGAACGGCTCCATCTTCGCCGGTTCGGCCGTCTGCTTCGGCAGCGCCGCGAGCTCATGCTCAAGGCCGCCATGCTGTTCGAGCCGATGGTGGTCGTCACCGACGTGCCGAGCATCATCGAGGACAACGCTTCGTCGGCCGCGATCTCGGGTCCGATCGCACCGACTCGCAACGTGGCCATCGTGCTGGTCTCGGCCGTGCACAACGCGACGCTACGAGCCATCTCGTACGCAAAGGCGATCCGACCGACCGAGCTACGAGCCGTCACGTTCAACGTCGAGGAGGAAGAGACCGAGAAGATGATGCGTGCTTGGGGCCAGGCGGCCGTCGACATCCCGCTCGAGGTCGTCGATTCTCCCTATCGCGAAGTGACCGAGCCGCTCGTGAGGATGATCCGGCAGATCCGGGCTGCCGGCCCGGACACGGTCGTCACCGTCATCGTGCCCGAGTTCGTCGTGTCGAAGTGGTATCACCAGTTCTTGCACAATCAGACGGCGTTGTCGATCAAGCGCGTGATGCTCTTCGAGCCCGGCGTCGTGGTGACGAGCGTGCCGTATCACCTCATGTGA